The Bacteroides acidifaciens genome includes a region encoding these proteins:
- a CDS encoding transglutaminase domain-containing protein, protein MKHPNQSNSIKHFIKKVSTLSYVVFCLSLLATPVRAQDTMKDANSVVTDARTEILCKSMTQSVEKESRTITILNRKGLEDAAFYCGCDMFRSLQKFSGEIINASGQTVRKIKKSDLQKSEYSSSLTTDDYFYYYECNYPSFPFTVKYEWEMKCNNGLIGYSTFVPQTSFNQGVEKAAYRIELPAGQGCRYRELNTQGKGIEAKESTGPEGQQVIEVTAHRLSPILREPFGPSSAELFPRVYFAPSAFKYDKSEGDLSTWQKYGEWQYQLLDGRDQLTDPFRAKLHELTAHCSTDREKVKAVYDYLAKTTRYVSIQLGIGGLQPIAAADVCRTGFGDCKGLSNYTRAMLKELGIPSTYTVISTTNERLLPDFSSANQMNHVILQVPLPQDTLWLECTNPQLPFGYVHQGIAGHDALLIEPEGGRIHRLPTYPDSLNTQCIVAEVTLSPTAEAKISVNEVSRLFQYEDEAGIVYLQPNKQKDRIRADINLSQADILNLQIKECKETAPSITFDYSVNSNQYGHKTGNRLFVPANIFRKGFSVPSVTKRTYPIHINYGYSDTDSIRIRLPEGYAIEGLPKPIDVTGKFGSFHSSVEVKDKEIHIVHRLFMPKGIYAPDEYEAFIGFRKLVAGQYGGKIILKKE, encoded by the coding sequence ATGAAACATCCCAATCAATCCAACTCCATAAAGCACTTCATAAAGAAAGTATCCACCCTGTCTTATGTCGTTTTTTGCCTGAGCCTTCTGGCAACGCCCGTCCGCGCACAAGACACGATGAAGGATGCCAACTCCGTCGTCACGGACGCCCGGACAGAAATCCTCTGCAAGTCAATGACCCAATCCGTAGAAAAGGAAAGCCGGACTATCACCATACTCAACCGCAAAGGTCTGGAAGACGCCGCCTTCTATTGCGGATGCGACATGTTCCGTTCCTTACAGAAATTCTCCGGAGAAATCATCAACGCTTCGGGACAGACCGTACGCAAGATTAAGAAATCCGACCTTCAAAAGAGCGAATACAGCTCTTCGCTCACCACGGACGATTATTTCTATTATTACGAGTGCAACTACCCCTCTTTCCCCTTCACGGTGAAGTACGAATGGGAAATGAAATGCAACAACGGACTAATCGGCTACTCCACCTTCGTCCCGCAAACAAGCTTCAACCAAGGCGTAGAGAAAGCCGCCTACCGGATTGAACTTCCCGCCGGACAGGGATGCCGATACCGCGAACTGAACACGCAGGGAAAAGGAATCGAAGCGAAAGAATCCACCGGCCCCGAAGGCCAGCAAGTGATAGAAGTCACCGCACACCGACTGTCTCCCATCCTCAGGGAACCTTTCGGTCCAAGCTCCGCCGAATTATTCCCCCGCGTCTATTTCGCCCCTTCCGCTTTCAAGTACGACAAATCCGAAGGAGACTTGAGCACCTGGCAGAAATACGGAGAATGGCAGTACCAACTGCTCGACGGACGCGACCAGCTCACCGACCCTTTCCGCGCCAAACTGCACGAGCTGACCGCCCACTGTTCCACCGACCGGGAGAAAGTGAAAGCCGTCTACGACTATCTCGCCAAGACTACCCGCTACGTCAGTATCCAGTTAGGCATCGGCGGCTTGCAGCCTATCGCCGCCGCAGACGTCTGCCGCACGGGGTTCGGTGACTGCAAAGGCTTGTCCAACTACACCCGTGCCATGCTGAAAGAGCTGGGTATTCCCTCTACTTACACAGTCATCAGCACCACCAACGAACGGCTGCTCCCCGACTTTTCGAGCGCCAACCAGATGAACCATGTCATTCTACAAGTCCCGCTTCCGCAGGATACGCTCTGGCTGGAATGTACCAATCCGCAGCTTCCTTTCGGCTACGTCCATCAAGGCATTGCCGGACACGACGCCCTGTTGATAGAACCGGAAGGCGGCAGGATACACCGTCTGCCCACTTATCCCGATTCGCTGAACACGCAATGCATCGTCGCCGAAGTCACCCTCTCCCCCACGGCGGAAGCGAAAATATCGGTCAACGAGGTGTCCCGCCTGTTCCAATACGAAGACGAAGCGGGCATCGTTTACCTTCAACCCAACAAGCAGAAAGACCGCATCCGTGCGGACATCAACCTGTCTCAAGCAGATATCCTGAACCTGCAAATAAAAGAGTGCAAAGAGACAGCCCCGTCCATCACCTTCGACTATTCCGTCAACAGCAACCAATACGGACATAAGACGGGAAACCGCCTGTTTGTCCCCGCCAACATTTTCAGAAAAGGATTCAGCGTCCCTTCCGTCACGAAGCGCACGTATCCTATCCACATCAACTACGGCTATTCGGACACAGACAGCATCCGCATCCGTTTGCCGGAAGGATATGCCATCGAAGGGCTTCCGAAACCGATTGATGTGACGGGCAAATTCGGGAGTTTCCACTCCAGTGTCGAGGTGAAGGACAAGGAGATACATATCGTTCATCGTTTATTCATGCCGAAAGGGATTTATGCTCCTGATGAATACGAGGCATTCATCGGTTTCCGTAAACTGGTGGCAGGACAATATGGTGGCAAAATCATTCTAAAAAAGGAATAA